One genomic window of Solanum stenotomum isolate F172 chromosome 9, ASM1918654v1, whole genome shotgun sequence includes the following:
- the LOC125877429 gene encoding uncharacterized protein LOC125877429, giving the protein MERDCFRFVRRCHQCQIHSDLIHSPPLELHPMSAPWPFVAWGMDVIGPIEPKASNGHQFILVSIDYFTKWVEAVTFKSVTKKAVVDFVHSNIICCFGIPKIIITDNAANLNCHLMKEVCEQFKIVHRHSTPYRPKANGAVEAANKNIKKILRRMVQGSRQWHEKLPFALLGYRTTIRTSVSATP; this is encoded by the coding sequence ATGGAGCGAGATTGCTTCCGATTTGTACGCAGGTGCCATCAGTGCCAAATTCATAGCGACTTGATTCACTCACCCCCTTTAGAGTTGCACCCTATGTCTGCTCCGTGGCCTTTTGTGGCTTGGGGAATGGATGTTATTGGGCCGATTGAGCCGAAAGCATCTAATGGGCATCAGTTTATTTTAGTTTCTATCGACTACTTTACCAAATGGGTGGAAGCTGTCACATTCAAATCAGTCACCAAAAAAGCAGTGGTGGACTTTGTTCATTCAAACATCATATGTTGTTTCGGCATACCAAAAATCATTATTACAGACAATGCAGCGAATCTTAACTGCCACCTGATGAAGGAAGTTTGTGAGCAATTTAAAATTGTTCATCGTCATTCAACCCCTTATCGACCCAAAGCAAATGGGGCTGTTGAAGCGGCAAAtaaaaacatcaagaagattCTTAGGAGAATGGTGCAAGGATCTAGGCAGTGGCATGAAAAACTACCATTTGCTCTCTTGGGATACCGCACAACTATTCGTACGTCAGTCAGTGCAACTCCTTAA
- the LOC125877430 gene encoding uncharacterized protein LOC125877430 produces MDYTREQGRKENFTPIGESYTSLLQKLVQLGLVEPVNPYFVNLNARGFDPTVICEYHANTPGHSTENCWTLKRVIEKLIEDKTFMKIVSKHVESRDSKEESSMVLEPIQKAPIIVNGVRSNFGDSRKLVLYVPGAAKRREVPLNGPKLYIPGKLRAFGQNQESVKEPVVIQIATQLPMTNTKTVQWNYNKVVTHKGKEIVEDTNETRGLTRSGRCYAPEELRRDKQAKKNKLPVKKPVTEEEVEEFLKKMKAQYYSVIDQLRKTPTQISLLSLLIHSKEHREVLTRILNEAHISESITVGHLEKMANRKFEVNRITFTDDELPLEGSGHNKALHLTVKCEEHYVKRVMVDGGSGVDICPLSTIQRLKINTDRIRTNNVCVRAFDGAKRDTLGEYT; encoded by the exons ATGGATTATACAAGAGAACAAGGTCGAAAAGAAAACTTTACCCCAATTGGAGAGTCATATACGAGTTTGTTGCAGAAATTAGTACAATTAGGATTGGTTGAACCTGTTAATCCCTATTTTGTCAATCTGAATGCAAGAGGGTTTGATCCAACTGTTATATGTGAGTATCACGCTAACACTCCAGGTCATAGCACAGAGAATTGTTGGACTCTAAAGAGAGTCATTGAGAAGTTGATTGAGGATAAG ACATTTATGAAGATTGTGAGCAAACATGTAGAAAGCAGAGATTCAAAAGAAGAGTCGAGTATGGTTTTAGAACCCATACAAAAGGCACCGATAATTGTGAATGGTGTAAGGTCAAATTTTGGAGACTCGAGAAAACTCGTGTTGTATGTCCCTGGAGCTGCAAAAAGAAGAGAAGTACCGTTGAATGGACCAAAATTATACATTCCTGGTAAGCTTCGAGCATTTGGTCAAAATCAAGAAAGCGTGAAAGAGCCAGTTGTGATACAAATTGCAACACAACTTCCGATGACAAACACCAAGACCGTTCAATGGAATTACAACAAAGTCGTTACCCACAAGGGAAAGGAGATTGTTGAAGATACAAATGAAACAAGAGGATTAACTCGTTCTGGGAGGTGTTATGCTCCAGAAGAATTAAGAAGAGACAAACAagccaaaaaaaataagttgCCGGTTAAAAAACCTGTCACTGAGGAGGAGGTTGAAGAGTtcttgaaaaagatgaaagCTCAATATTATTCTGTTATTGATCAATTGAGGAAAACACCCACTCAGATATCCTTGTTGTCATTACTCATACATTCTAAAGAGCATCGTGAAGTTTTGACCAGAATCTTGAATGAGGCACATATCTCAGAAAGTATCACGGTGGGCCACTTGGAAAAGATGGCCAATCGAAAATTTGAGGTAAATAGAATCACTTTCACTGATGATGAATTGCCTTTGGAAGGATCTGGGCATAATAAGGCGTTACATTTAACCGTGAAATGTGAAGAACACTATGTGAAAAGGGTCATGGTCGATGGAGGATCAGGTGTAGACATATGCCCTCTTTCTACTATACAAAGGTTGAAAATCAACACGGATAGAATTCGTACTAACAATGTCTGTGTGCGTGCATTTGATGGCGCAAAACGGGACACTCTTGGTGAATATACTTAA